Proteins from one Candidatus Paceibacterota bacterium genomic window:
- a CDS encoding ribosomal protein S19 family protein — VTEDMVGHKLGEFSLTRKFTKHGGKMQKEQEKEAADKEAAKGKATTAAAPAAK; from the coding sequence TTGTCACTGAAGACATGGTCGGACACAAGCTGGGAGAATTTTCGCTGACCAGAAAGTTTACGAAGCATGGCGGAAAGATGCAGAAGGAACAAGAAAAGGAAGCGGCAGACAAGGAAGCGGCAAAAGGAAAGGCAACAACAGCAGCGGCTCCGGCGGCAAAATAA
- the rplV gene encoding 50S ribosomal protein L22, whose product MEVKAQLNQLRMAPRKVRLVANLIKGLHVEDARVQLELMTKKSSDPMLKLLNSAVANAKNNHKLDESTLFVSKVLVNGGPTIKRWFPRAMGRAFPIKKRTCSIVLVLSELEGEKPKKNRKVKAEKTKNAAHRKSQEKKVPAAADKKHHHEIKAEQESRHEKKTRKSAEAKNEKK is encoded by the coding sequence ATGGAAGTTAAAGCACAATTAAATCAGTTGAGAATGGCTCCAAGAAAGGTGAGATTAGTTGCTAATCTCATCAAGGGTTTGCACGTCGAAGATGCGAGGGTTCAGCTTGAGCTTATGACCAAGAAATCATCGGATCCAATGTTGAAGCTTTTGAATTCGGCAGTGGCAAATGCGAAAAATAATCATAAATTGGACGAAAGCACATTGTTCGTATCCAAAGTTCTGGTAAATGGCGGACCTACCATCAAGAGATGGTTTCCGAGGGCGATGGGACGGGCATTTCCGATCAAAAAAAGAACATGCAGCATAGTTCTTGTGCTTTCCGAATTGGAAGGGGAAAAGCCGAAAAAGAACAGGAAGGTAAAAGCTGAAAAGACGAAAAACGCGGCGCACAGAAAGTCACAGGAAAAGAAGGTTCCGGCAGCAGCGGATAAAAAGCATCATCATGAAATTAAGGCTGAGCAGGAGAGCAGGCATGAGAAAAAAACCAGAAAAAGCGCCGAGGCCAAAAATGAAAAAAAGTAG